The Hahella sp. HNIBRBA332 genome window below encodes:
- a CDS encoding DUF2782 domain-containing protein: protein MSFWIRKALLALIILPLAAPTLAEDSAAEPEVQIRYGEKETHYEYRVNGELVQIKVVPKVGPEYYLVPSDTGEWVQSEKPRILVPSWKLLEW, encoded by the coding sequence ATGAGTTTTTGGATACGTAAAGCTTTGCTCGCGTTAATTATTCTTCCTTTGGCGGCGCCAACGCTGGCGGAAGACTCGGCGGCGGAGCCGGAAGTGCAGATTCGTTATGGCGAAAAGGAAACCCATTACGAGTATCGGGTTAACGGCGAGCTGGTGCAGATTAAAGTCGTGCCCAAAGTTGGCCCGGAATATTATCTGGTGCCTTCCGATACGGGTGAATGGGTGCAATCGGAAAAGCCGCGGATACTGGTTCCGAGCTGGAAGCTCCTGGAATGGTAA
- a CDS encoding homoserine kinase, translating to MAVFTRVSPEQLQTLLESYFDAPEVTEFQGIAAGIENTNYFVSVKSGGEETRWVLTIFEMVTAEELPVFIDLMQGLAQQGFPAPAPHPMLDGSSLAYIEGKPCVLVPRIAGGHLDTPTLEQCAIAGDLLGAMHLASQSAPGRREVVRTVAWMQSHRDDLAPHIKQDELALLNAEIEHFHHQTNIWAQCPNGWIHGDLFVDNVMFDGDKVSGVIDFYHACHDCWLFDLAVACNDWCCDATGHYDQDKLRAFVEAYDKRRPLTDLEKSQWSDALRLGALRFWISRLISQYGKGYQHEAERGNTLKNPDEMKAKLLSAHKIAAL from the coding sequence ATGGCGGTTTTTACAAGAGTGTCTCCAGAGCAATTGCAGACGTTGCTGGAATCTTATTTCGATGCGCCTGAAGTGACTGAATTTCAAGGCATTGCGGCGGGGATAGAAAACACCAATTACTTTGTCAGCGTAAAAAGCGGCGGAGAAGAAACGCGCTGGGTGCTGACAATATTTGAAATGGTGACCGCCGAAGAACTTCCTGTATTTATTGATCTGATGCAGGGGCTGGCGCAACAGGGCTTTCCTGCGCCGGCGCCGCATCCCATGCTGGATGGTTCGTCTTTGGCTTATATAGAAGGCAAGCCGTGCGTACTGGTGCCCAGAATTGCCGGCGGCCATCTAGATACACCCACCCTCGAACAGTGCGCCATCGCCGGCGATTTGCTTGGCGCTATGCACTTGGCGTCCCAGTCCGCACCCGGTCGTCGTGAAGTGGTGCGTACAGTAGCGTGGATGCAATCTCATCGGGACGACTTGGCTCCTCACATCAAGCAGGATGAACTGGCGTTGTTGAACGCTGAAATTGAACATTTTCATCATCAGACGAATATTTGGGCGCAGTGTCCAAACGGCTGGATTCATGGCGACTTGTTTGTCGACAACGTCATGTTCGATGGCGACAAGGTGAGCGGCGTTATTGATTTTTACCATGCTTGCCACGACTGTTGGTTGTTCGATCTCGCCGTCGCCTGTAACGATTGGTGCTGCGATGCAACGGGGCATTACGATCAGGACAAATTACGCGCCTTTGTGGAAGCCTACGACAAGAGGCGCCCCCTGACTGACCTTGAGAAGAGCCAATGGAGCGATGCGTTGCGGCTCGGCGCGCTGCGATTCTGGATTTCCCGCCTGATAAGCCAATATGGCAAAGGCTATCAGCATGAGGCTGAAAGAGGGAATACGCTGAAAAATCCAGATGAAATGAAGGCTAAATTACTTTCCGCGCATAAAATAGCCGCCCTGTAG
- a CDS encoding fibronectin type III domain-containing protein, with the protein MKIELLGSEALFRARKLIAFLFLGTVVATGSGCNLSDSISGDSPKSAAHSGDATEGDGSSSSNPSAGVQEPITPKTLSWNTPWTREDGSSLALSEIAAYEVAYRNLSEDKDGRVMIDDVGVTTLSLSGFTSGKYGFKVRVIDYDGVASDYSQEVTATLNNG; encoded by the coding sequence ATGAAGATAGAATTGCTTGGTAGCGAAGCCTTGTTTCGCGCCCGGAAGCTAATTGCATTTTTGTTTTTGGGAACCGTTGTTGCGACGGGCTCCGGTTGCAACCTGTCCGACTCGATCAGCGGAGATTCCCCCAAAAGCGCCGCACATAGTGGAGACGCTACAGAGGGCGACGGCTCATCGTCTTCCAACCCCAGCGCGGGAGTGCAAGAGCCTATTACGCCCAAGACCCTTTCCTGGAACACGCCCTGGACCCGTGAAGACGGCTCCTCACTCGCTCTTAGCGAAATTGCCGCATACGAAGTGGCCTATCGCAATCTATCCGAAGACAAAGATGGACGCGTAATGATAGATGACGTTGGCGTCACCACATTGAGTCTATCGGGATTCACTTCGGGCAAATATGGCTTTAAGGTAAGAGTGATTGATTATGATGGCGTGGCGAGCGACTACTCTCAGGAGGTCACCGCTACTCTGAATAACGGATAG
- the yegQ gene encoding tRNA 5-hydroxyuridine modification protein YegQ, with protein sequence MNKPELLAPAGSLKHMHFAFAYGADAVYAGQPRYSLRVRENDFNLATLAEGIQTARSQDKKFYVAANIAPHNSKVKTFLDDMAPVVEMRPDALIMSDPGLIMMVRDKWPDMPVHLSVQANAVNYAAVEFWRRQGLERVILSRELSLEEIAEIKEKSPQMELEVFVHGALCIAYSGRCLLSGYINKRDPNQGTCTNACRWKYNAIPAVQDDAGNITAQTWEPTQTQSGSSTLGDGGVTSEMFLLQEDGRPDQLMPAFEDEHGTYIMNSKDLRAVQHVERLCRIGVHSLKIEGRTKSHYYVARTTQAYRQAIDDAVAGAPFNMSLMDDLEKLAHRGYTEGFYRRHVHDEYQNYANGTSLSGKQQFVGEVLEYSPENGLALIDVKNKISIGDSVEIMTTSGNMNFVVKKMENKNGQNIDVAPGSGHRIRLALPENAPSRLDFSLLMRNL encoded by the coding sequence ATGAACAAACCTGAACTCCTGGCGCCAGCCGGCTCACTCAAACACATGCACTTTGCATTCGCCTACGGCGCCGATGCGGTTTATGCCGGTCAGCCTCGCTATAGCCTGAGAGTGCGGGAAAATGACTTTAATCTCGCCACGCTAGCGGAAGGAATCCAGACAGCGCGCTCGCAAGACAAGAAGTTTTATGTCGCCGCCAACATCGCCCCCCACAACAGCAAAGTGAAAACCTTTCTGGACGACATGGCTCCTGTCGTTGAGATGCGACCAGACGCACTGATCATGTCCGATCCAGGATTAATTATGATGGTTCGCGACAAATGGCCAGACATGCCGGTTCATCTCTCCGTGCAGGCGAACGCCGTCAACTACGCTGCTGTTGAGTTCTGGCGCCGACAAGGACTGGAGCGGGTAATACTGTCACGGGAGTTGTCTTTGGAGGAAATCGCGGAGATCAAGGAAAAGTCGCCGCAGATGGAGCTGGAAGTCTTCGTACATGGCGCGCTATGCATCGCCTACTCTGGGCGCTGCCTATTGTCCGGCTACATCAATAAACGCGACCCTAATCAAGGTACTTGTACAAATGCCTGCCGCTGGAAATACAACGCCATTCCAGCAGTACAAGATGACGCTGGCAATATTACAGCGCAGACCTGGGAGCCAACGCAAACTCAGTCTGGCAGTTCGACATTAGGCGATGGCGGAGTTACCTCAGAAATGTTTCTGCTGCAGGAAGACGGTCGGCCCGATCAACTTATGCCCGCCTTTGAAGACGAACATGGCACTTACATTATGAACTCCAAAGACCTTCGCGCCGTGCAACATGTGGAGCGATTGTGTCGCATCGGCGTGCATTCTTTAAAAATCGAGGGACGAACCAAATCTCATTACTACGTCGCCAGGACTACGCAGGCGTACCGTCAGGCCATCGATGACGCCGTCGCTGGCGCGCCGTTTAACATGTCCCTGATGGACGATCTGGAGAAGCTTGCACATCGGGGCTATACCGAAGGCTTTTACCGACGCCACGTGCATGACGAGTATCAGAATTACGCAAATGGCACATCGCTGTCCGGCAAACAACAATTCGTCGGCGAAGTATTGGAATACTCTCCTGAGAATGGCCTAGCCTTGATTGACGTAAAAAATAAAATTTCTATTGGAGACTCCGTCGAAATTATGACAACAAGTGGAAATATGAACTTTGTTGTCAAAAAAATGGAGAATAAAAACGGACAAAATATTGACGTCGCCCCCGGCTCCGGACATCGCATTCGTCTCGCGTTACCGGAAAACGCACCGAGTCGTCTGGACTTCAGCTTACTAATGCGAAACCTCTAG
- a CDS encoding MgtC/SapB family protein: protein MNNLIDAQYPLPHLAVALLLGLTIGIQRGWVNRNEEAGHRVAGVRTFALIALLGGLATWLGEQMGEWVLAAGIIALALILIAAYVTSQKQRLDMSITSLIASMLTFFYGALCVMGEFSVAATMTVVTAIMLDLKPELHGFLKKIRDEELDAGLKLLVMTVVMLPVLPNEGFGPWNAINPYEVWWMIVLISAISFVGYFAVKIGGPSKGILITSLFAGLSSSTALTLHLSRVAKDNQEHAPLLASGVLIACGTMFPRLLLVIYIVHPPLAYVLAPPFALMALCVYAAAFYFWRSHSGIKIEQPNLKQNPLEISSALFFGFLLLFIMLLSNALHEWLGASGVYALSAISGLSDVDAISLSLARLAKEPEKVALLVAAWGIFIAVCSNNLVKAGLAWTIGNRPLGIKVAAALAASGIAGLAILLLNPIQIY, encoded by the coding sequence ATGAACAATTTGATTGACGCGCAATATCCGCTCCCACATCTAGCCGTAGCGCTGCTGCTTGGGCTGACCATCGGCATTCAGCGCGGCTGGGTCAACCGCAACGAAGAAGCCGGACATCGAGTTGCGGGGGTAAGAACATTCGCTTTGATTGCGCTGCTGGGCGGTCTGGCAACCTGGTTGGGCGAACAAATGGGAGAGTGGGTGCTGGCGGCGGGCATCATCGCCCTGGCGCTGATTCTTATCGCCGCTTATGTCACCAGCCAGAAACAACGACTGGACATGAGCATCACCAGCCTGATTGCCTCAATGCTGACTTTTTTCTATGGCGCTTTGTGCGTCATGGGAGAATTCTCCGTCGCGGCCACTATGACGGTAGTGACCGCCATAATGCTCGACCTCAAGCCAGAGTTGCATGGTTTTCTAAAAAAGATACGAGATGAAGAGCTGGACGCCGGACTCAAGTTATTGGTGATGACTGTTGTCATGCTGCCAGTTTTACCCAACGAAGGGTTCGGTCCTTGGAACGCTATCAACCCGTATGAAGTTTGGTGGATGATCGTCTTAATCAGCGCCATTTCCTTTGTTGGTTATTTCGCAGTCAAGATAGGCGGCCCATCCAAGGGGATATTGATTACCAGCCTATTCGCAGGCTTAAGTTCATCTACCGCGCTCACACTGCATTTGTCCCGGGTCGCCAAAGATAATCAGGAACACGCGCCGCTTTTGGCTTCAGGCGTGTTGATCGCCTGCGGCACCATGTTCCCGAGGCTATTGCTGGTTATCTATATCGTCCACCCTCCACTGGCTTACGTACTTGCTCCTCCCTTCGCCCTCATGGCCCTTTGTGTATATGCCGCGGCGTTTTATTTCTGGCGCAGCCACTCAGGAATAAAAATTGAACAACCTAATCTCAAACAGAATCCGCTGGAAATATCCTCCGCTCTGTTCTTTGGCTTCCTGCTGCTTTTCATCATGCTGCTCTCCAATGCTCTTCACGAATGGCTGGGCGCCAGCGGCGTCTATGCCCTCAGCGCCATATCCGGGCTTAGCGATGTGGACGCGATCAGTCTATCTCTGGCCCGTCTCGCCAAAGAGCCAGAGAAAGTGGCGTTACTGGTAGCCGCCTGGGGCATTTTTATCGCCGTTTGCAGCAATAACCTGGTCAAGGCAGGTCTTGCATGGACCATCGGTAATCGTCCATTGGGAATTAAAGTCGCGGCCGCCCTCGCTGCTTCTGGCATTGCGGGGCTGGCGATTTTGCTCCTGAACCCTATACAAATCTATTAA
- a CDS encoding ABC transporter ATPase, whose amino-acid sequence MMPLKKIRGVKIAAGVLLCLMSLTFVQAETLFYRYKDQNGTLVLGNSVPPEAAKKGYQIVDAFGRVIKDIPAALTPEQIIERDRKLAEKAQKEEEARKQREADALLLRLFSHPDDAARARDRKLQELDGLISLKRNNIEVLEKKVAAQESRAADAERAGRTVPQDLLDEIQRDTSQVQRLQSEIAAHEKDRQETTADYAQKIERLKFLLEKINN is encoded by the coding sequence ATGATGCCATTAAAAAAAATCAGGGGAGTAAAGATTGCCGCAGGCGTGCTGCTCTGCTTGATGTCGCTAACATTCGTACAGGCCGAAACCCTATTCTATCGATACAAGGACCAAAACGGCACATTAGTGTTAGGGAACTCCGTACCACCGGAGGCGGCAAAAAAGGGTTACCAGATTGTTGATGCATTCGGTCGCGTGATTAAGGACATCCCCGCCGCATTAACCCCAGAGCAAATTATCGAGCGCGACCGCAAACTAGCGGAAAAAGCGCAAAAGGAAGAGGAAGCCCGCAAACAACGCGAAGCTGATGCACTCCTCCTGCGGCTTTTCAGCCACCCGGATGACGCCGCCCGCGCCCGTGATCGCAAACTGCAAGAGCTGGACGGATTGATCAGTCTCAAGCGCAATAATATTGAGGTGCTGGAAAAGAAGGTCGCAGCCCAAGAATCTCGGGCAGCTGACGCGGAAAGAGCAGGACGCACAGTGCCACAGGATTTATTGGATGAAATTCAGCGAGACACTAGCCAAGTACAACGGCTGCAAAGTGAAATCGCCGCTCATGAAAAGGATCGTCAAGAAACAACCGCTGATTACGCTCAGAAAATTGAGCGCCTGAAATTCCTGCTTGAGAAAATAAACAACTGA
- a CDS encoding sulfite exporter TauE/SafE family protein, with translation MLFIISLIANGLSALAGGGSGLLQLPALLFLGLSFSVALATHKVASVALGVGASFRHLREKGLDWRFALFILAAGLPGVLLGAQVILGVDDNAAQMALGILTTGLGVYSMRSPQLGMQENSKHRSTLGYAIGSIGLFGIGALNGSITSGTGLFVTLWLIVWFGLSYQGAVAYTLVLVGVFWNGAGALSLALQAEVRWDWLAPLILGALAGGYLGAHWSIAKGSAMVKRAFEVLTILVGFSLMFKAAGWLPDLRLVEVTN, from the coding sequence ATGTTATTCATAATTTCATTAATTGCCAACGGACTATCCGCTTTGGCTGGTGGCGGCTCTGGTTTGCTGCAGCTCCCTGCATTGTTATTTTTGGGCTTGAGTTTCTCTGTGGCTTTAGCTACTCATAAAGTAGCAAGCGTCGCTTTGGGAGTGGGCGCCTCATTCCGCCATCTGCGGGAGAAAGGGCTGGATTGGCGTTTTGCGTTATTCATTTTGGCTGCAGGCCTCCCAGGTGTTTTATTGGGCGCTCAGGTTATTCTGGGGGTTGATGATAATGCGGCGCAAATGGCGTTGGGAATTTTGACAACAGGGCTGGGCGTTTATTCAATGCGTTCGCCGCAGTTGGGCATGCAGGAAAACAGCAAGCACCGCTCTACATTGGGATATGCGATAGGCTCGATAGGGCTGTTCGGGATTGGCGCGCTGAATGGTTCTATAACGTCCGGGACGGGTTTGTTCGTCACATTGTGGCTGATTGTGTGGTTCGGGCTAAGCTATCAAGGGGCGGTGGCGTATACATTGGTTTTGGTTGGCGTTTTCTGGAATGGAGCAGGCGCTCTTTCTCTGGCGCTGCAGGCTGAAGTGCGCTGGGACTGGCTTGCCCCATTGATATTGGGCGCACTGGCAGGAGGATATCTTGGCGCGCACTGGTCTATCGCCAAAGGCAGCGCGATGGTGAAGCGCGCTTTTGAAGTGCTGACGATACTGGTCGGGTTCAGTCTGATGTTCAAGGCAGCCGGGTGGCTGCCTGATTTACGTTTAGTGGAAGTTACGAATTAA
- the pyrE gene encoding orotate phosphoribosyltransferase, whose translation MHDYQKAFIEFAIQREVLKFGQFTLKSGRSSPYFFNAGLFNTSTTLAQIGHFYAAALTSSPLQYDMLFGPAYKGIPLVSALAVTLANEKSMDVPYAFNRKEAKAHGEGGVIVGAPLKGKVLIVDDVITAGTAIREVISIIKANGAEPAGVLIALDRQERGQHQLSAIQEIEQNYQIPVTAIIQLDQILEFLKSDPHFSDNYKQVAEYRAVYGVQS comes from the coding sequence ATGCACGACTATCAAAAAGCGTTTATTGAGTTCGCCATTCAGCGCGAAGTGCTGAAGTTCGGCCAATTTACACTTAAATCCGGCCGCAGCAGCCCGTACTTTTTTAACGCCGGATTATTCAACACATCCACAACGTTAGCGCAAATCGGGCACTTTTATGCGGCGGCCCTGACTTCCAGCCCGCTGCAATACGACATGCTGTTCGGGCCGGCTTACAAGGGCATCCCCCTGGTTTCCGCTCTCGCCGTTACGCTGGCCAACGAAAAAAGCATGGACGTTCCCTACGCCTTTAACCGCAAAGAAGCCAAAGCCCATGGCGAAGGCGGCGTCATCGTTGGCGCTCCGCTGAAAGGCAAGGTGCTTATCGTGGACGATGTAATTACTGCAGGCACAGCCATTCGTGAAGTCATCTCGATCATCAAGGCGAATGGCGCGGAACCCGCTGGCGTGCTCATCGCTCTTGACAGGCAAGAGCGCGGACAGCATCAGTTGTCGGCGATTCAAGAGATAGAGCAAAACTACCAGATTCCCGTCACAGCTATTATCCAGCTAGATCAAATTCTTGAGTTTCTTAAGTCTGACCCACACTTTTCCGACAACTATAAGCAGGTTGCCGAGTATCGTGCCGTTTACGGCGTGCAAAGTTAA
- a CDS encoding exodeoxyribonuclease III produces MRVVTISVNGLKRAVGEGFFEWMARQDADVVCVQDHRMRVYELDEDKYRPEGYEPYFLDAEKLEDGGVGIYTRQIPKAIMMGFSYAPADMNGAFIQADFDAVSIASLMVPCALMDDEKQQAKEEYLEAFGNHLQKTLRKRRQFIFCGNFQTAHLVTDANPRYHRLEVSGFLPQERAWFDQVFDEMQYVDAFRKINREKNQYTWWPESAEGWRKHSGWRVDYQIATQGLRSSIKRAWIDTETRFSDHAPLIVDYDVDF; encoded by the coding sequence ATGAGGGTAGTAACAATCAGCGTAAACGGACTGAAGCGCGCAGTCGGAGAGGGATTCTTCGAGTGGATGGCGCGCCAGGACGCTGACGTCGTTTGCGTGCAGGACCACAGGATGCGGGTTTATGAGTTGGACGAAGACAAATATCGTCCCGAAGGCTATGAGCCCTATTTTCTGGATGCGGAAAAGCTGGAGGACGGCGGGGTCGGCATTTATACCCGACAGATTCCCAAAGCCATCATGATGGGCTTTTCCTATGCTCCGGCGGATATGAACGGCGCTTTTATTCAGGCCGACTTTGATGCTGTCAGCATTGCTTCTTTGATGGTTCCCTGCGCATTAATGGATGACGAAAAACAACAGGCCAAAGAAGAGTATCTGGAAGCTTTCGGCAATCATCTCCAGAAAACGTTGCGCAAGCGTCGGCAGTTTATTTTCTGTGGTAATTTCCAAACCGCTCACCTGGTGACGGACGCCAATCCCCGCTATCACCGCTTGGAAGTGTCCGGCTTTCTGCCGCAGGAACGGGCCTGGTTTGATCAGGTGTTCGATGAAATGCAGTATGTAGACGCATTTCGTAAGATCAACCGGGAAAAGAATCAATACACGTGGTGGCCGGAATCAGCGGAAGGCTGGCGTAAGCACTCGGGCTGGCGGGTGGATTATCAGATCGCCACGCAAGGGTTGCGCAGTTCTATCAAACGCGCTTGGATCGATACCGAAACCCGGTTCTCCGACCACGCGCCATTAATCGTCGATTACGATGTAGACTTCTAG
- the rph gene encoding ribonuclease PH, producing the protein MRPSGRQPDQTRDIKITKNYTKHAEGSVLIEFGDTKVICTATVENGVPRFLRGEDQGWVTAEYGMLPRATGTRNQREAARGKQGGRTLEIQRLIGRSLRAAVDLKKMPDISITIDCDVIQADGGTRTASITGGFVAMADAINSLIAKGQLKNNPILHKVAAISVGVYEGVPVVDLDYDEDSKAETDMNVVMTDQDGFIEVQGTAEAAPFSSAELTAMLDLAGKGIRQLFVAQEEVLQS; encoded by the coding sequence ATGAGACCCAGCGGAAGACAGCCCGACCAGACTCGCGACATCAAGATCACCAAGAACTACACGAAACATGCGGAAGGCTCCGTACTAATCGAGTTTGGCGACACCAAAGTCATCTGCACCGCCACGGTAGAAAACGGCGTTCCCCGTTTCCTGCGCGGTGAAGACCAAGGCTGGGTGACCGCAGAATACGGCATGCTGCCCCGCGCCACTGGCACCCGTAACCAACGTGAAGCAGCCAGAGGCAAACAGGGCGGTCGCACCCTGGAAATCCAACGCCTGATCGGTCGCTCCCTGCGTGCAGCGGTAGACCTGAAGAAAATGCCGGATATTTCCATCACTATCGACTGCGACGTCATACAAGCTGATGGCGGCACCCGCACTGCTTCCATTACTGGCGGATTCGTCGCGATGGCGGACGCCATCAACAGCCTGATCGCCAAAGGCCAGCTGAAAAACAACCCGATTCTGCACAAAGTCGCCGCTATTTCCGTAGGCGTTTACGAAGGCGTCCCCGTAGTGGATCTTGATTACGATGAAGACTCCAAGGCGGAAACGGACATGAACGTCGTCATGACGGATCAGGATGGGTTTATTGAAGTGCAGGGAACTGCGGAAGCTGCGCCATTCTCAAGCGCAGAGCTGACGGCAATGCTGGATCTGGCCGGCAAGGGCATTCGCCAGTTGTTTGTGGCTCAGGAAGAAGTGCTACAAAGCTAG